A single genomic interval of Streptococcus suis harbors:
- the yfmH gene encoding EF-P 5-aminopentanol modification-associated protein YfmH: protein MKLVEKKYPYMKESVFYGKVDNGLTVILLPKVDFHETYGILTTNFGGIHTRFTLANGNSVVYPAGIAHFLEHKLFETENEEDIMNEFAKLGASANAYTSFRQTSYLFSTTQKVLESLSLLQSFVREPYFTEDNVEREQGIIEQEIEMYQDDADYRLFTGILSSLYPESPLAYDIAGTVESIAAITADDLHENFEVFYHPSNMNLFVIGNFDLEAVWKQISSYQVAQMDNPAQSFELAGVQKLPIQEHLSEQFEVSTPKLAVGLRGNDEVDKETIQKYRISLQFLFAMLFGWTSKRYQQLYEQGKIDSSFQFQLEVTPEYHYLIISGDTQEPITLSSILMKALRKFEDDADVTEDHLQLLKNEMYGDFIRSLNSLEFTASHFVSQYSEYENVFDIPQMIQSLQLDDIREAGRRFIDHCDMTDFTIFPK from the coding sequence ATGAAGTTAGTTGAGAAGAAGTATCCTTACATGAAAGAATCTGTCTTTTATGGGAAAGTTGACAATGGGTTGACAGTTATTTTACTTCCTAAAGTAGATTTCCATGAGACGTATGGAATTCTAACGACAAATTTTGGGGGTATTCATACTCGATTTACATTGGCTAATGGTAATAGTGTTGTTTATCCTGCAGGGATTGCACATTTTTTAGAACATAAGCTGTTTGAAACTGAGAATGAAGAGGATATTATGAATGAGTTTGCTAAATTGGGAGCAAGCGCAAATGCTTATACCAGTTTTAGACAGACTAGTTACTTATTTTCAACGACTCAGAAAGTATTGGAGTCTCTATCACTTTTACAATCTTTTGTTCGAGAACCGTATTTTACAGAAGACAATGTAGAAAGAGAACAGGGGATTATTGAACAAGAAATCGAGATGTATCAAGATGATGCAGATTATCGCTTGTTTACGGGAATTCTATCATCGCTTTATCCAGAAAGTCCTTTGGCCTATGATATAGCAGGGACAGTTGAATCAATTGCTGCAATTACTGCGGATGATTTACATGAGAATTTTGAAGTGTTCTATCATCCAAGTAACATGAATTTATTCGTTATTGGTAATTTTGATTTAGAGGCAGTTTGGAAACAAATTTCAAGTTATCAAGTAGCTCAGATGGATAATCCAGCTCAGTCGTTTGAATTGGCAGGTGTCCAAAAGTTGCCGATACAGGAACATCTCTCAGAGCAATTTGAAGTATCTACCCCAAAATTGGCCGTTGGTTTACGGGGAAATGACGAGGTTGATAAGGAGACTATTCAGAAATATCGGATCAGTTTACAATTTTTATTTGCCATGTTGTTTGGTTGGACTTCAAAACGATATCAACAGTTATACGAGCAGGGAAAAATTGATTCTTCTTTCCAGTTCCAATTAGAGGTTACACCTGAATACCACTATTTGATTATCTCGGGAGATACTCAAGAACCTATTACGCTTTCTAGTATCCTGATGAAAGCACTTAGGAAATTTGAGGATGATGCAGATGTGACAGAGGATCATTTACAATTGTTGAAAAACGAGATGTATGGAGATTTTATTCGTAGCTTAAATTCTCTTGAGTTTACAGCTAGTCACTTTGTTTCTCAGTATTCAGAATATGAAAATGTTTTTGATATACCTCAAATGATACAAAGTCTTCAGTTAGATGACATCAGAGAGGCAGGTCGTCGCTTTATTGATCACTGTGATATGACAGATTTCACGATTTTTCCAAAATAA
- the yfmF gene encoding EF-P 5-aminopentanol modification-associated protein YfmF: MKLQEGVDLHFIDTDQFTTNRIRIRFAAEMSEATVAGRVLVANIFEMGNQEFQTAQAVRRRLAELYGAQFSTSVSKRGRVHCIDVTISYVSPRHLPENEDITVEILDFLYTCIFRPLKKGRGFDSQIFEVEKTNLINFLQSEIEDNFYHADVEMSKLFYKDPSLQIPRVGRLDLVEKETAESTFQIYRNMLRMDKIDIFVLGKVDREQVKRKLEDFGFTYRNPKLELEYHQEYSNITQEKIERKQARQSILELAYHLQVIYNDVNYPALMVFNGLLGAFSHSKLFMNVREKESLAYTIGSQVSIFSGMLKVYAGISRENRLRVMKLISKQLLDLKCGKFTEEELELTKNMLIHSATLAQDRQNNLIEQVYNQVTLGNRNLSWLDWIEAIKSVSIDDVIRVGQMINLQAVYFMEGTEE; encoded by the coding sequence ATGAAATTACAAGAGGGAGTAGATCTTCATTTTATTGATACAGATCAGTTTACGACAAATCGTATACGTATTCGCTTTGCAGCTGAAATGAGTGAGGCTACAGTTGCTGGTCGTGTGTTAGTTGCAAATATTTTTGAAATGGGTAACCAAGAATTTCAGACTGCTCAGGCTGTTCGGAGAAGATTGGCAGAATTGTATGGTGCTCAGTTCTCGACCTCAGTTTCGAAACGTGGTAGGGTGCACTGTATAGATGTGACAATTTCATATGTCAGTCCTCGTCACTTGCCAGAAAATGAGGATATTACAGTAGAGATTCTTGATTTTTTATACACATGTATATTTAGACCACTGAAAAAGGGGCGAGGATTTGATAGCCAGATTTTTGAGGTTGAAAAAACGAATTTAATCAATTTTCTTCAGTCAGAGATAGAAGATAATTTTTATCATGCAGATGTTGAAATGAGTAAGCTTTTTTATAAAGATCCCTCTCTTCAAATTCCACGCGTCGGTAGGCTTGATTTGGTTGAAAAAGAAACAGCAGAATCAACCTTTCAGATTTATCGGAATATGTTGCGTATGGATAAAATTGATATATTTGTCTTAGGGAAGGTTGACAGAGAACAAGTCAAAAGAAAACTTGAAGATTTTGGTTTTACTTATAGAAATCCCAAATTAGAGTTAGAATATCATCAGGAATATTCAAATATCACGCAAGAAAAAATCGAGCGTAAACAGGCAAGGCAGTCCATTTTGGAATTGGCATATCATTTACAAGTGATTTACAACGATGTAAACTATCCGGCTTTGATGGTATTTAATGGTCTACTGGGTGCTTTTTCCCATTCGAAGTTATTTATGAATGTTCGTGAGAAAGAAAGTTTGGCTTATACAATTGGCAGTCAGGTCTCTATTTTTTCAGGAATGCTGAAGGTCTATGCTGGAATTAGCCGTGAAAATAGACTCAGGGTAATGAAGTTAATTAGTAAACAACTACTTGATTTAAAATGTGGTAAGTTTACAGAAGAAGAATTAGAGTTGACAAAAAACATGTTGATTCATTCAGCAACCTTGGCTCAAGATAGGCAGAATAATTTGATAGAACAAGTATATAATCAAGTTACCTTAGGAAATAGAAATTTAAGTTGGTTAGATTGGATTGAGGCTATCAAATCGGTATCAATAGACGATGTCATTCGAGTAGGACAGATGATTAATTTACAGGCTGTTTACTTTATGGAGGGGACAGAAGAATGA
- the yaaA gene encoding S4 domain-containing protein YaaA, which produces MEFKLFDDYITLQALLKMTGILHSGGAIKGFLEENTILFNGEDEKRRGKKIRVGDVITLPDHNTSITIVAPSAEEIKQHQEDQAEKERVAAIVKKLNQENKKNKKQVKTPKKATKNTERKPVRFPGM; this is translated from the coding sequence ATGGAATTTAAATTATTTGATGACTACATCACATTACAAGCATTACTAAAAATGACTGGTATTCTCCATTCAGGAGGTGCCATTAAAGGTTTCTTAGAAGAAAATACCATTCTTTTCAATGGAGAGGATGAAAAAAGACGCGGTAAAAAAATCCGTGTCGGAGATGTTATCACACTCCCAGACCACAACACCAGCATCACAATCGTCGCTCCTAGTGCAGAGGAAATCAAACAGCACCAAGAGGATCAAGCTGAAAAAGAACGTGTGGCTGCAATCGTTAAAAAGTTAAATCAAGAAAATAAAAAGAATAAGAAACAGGTAAAAACTCCTAAAAAAGCAACTAAAAATACTGAAAGAAAACCTGTTCGTTTCCCTGGTATGTAG
- the recF gene encoding DNA replication/repair protein RecF (All proteins in this family for which functions are known are DNA-binding proteins that assist the filamentation of RecA onto DNA for the initiation of recombination or recombinational repair.) — protein MWLERLELQHFRNYNQLDIEFHKGLNVFLGENAQGKTNILESIYVLALTRSHRTRTDKDLLQFQEKELSISGLLHRTSGKVPLDIHLTDKGRVTKVNHLKQAKLSNYIGHMNVVLFAPEDLQLIKGAPALRRKFIDVELGQIKPLYLSDLSNYNHVLKQRNTYLKSTDKIDENFLSVLDQQLAEYGSRVIQHRIDFLKKLEEFGNRKVQEISGNREELTIEYKTSIELTDDVNLIDKFLTELERCRKRDLFKKNTGVGPHRDDVAFFINGMNAHYGSQGQHRSLVLSLKLAEIELMKEVTREYPILLLDDVMSELDNNRQIKLLETITDTIQTFITTTSLDHLHKLPDNLKIFHIESGKVTESE, from the coding sequence ATGTGGCTAGAACGATTAGAGTTACAACATTTTCGCAATTACAACCAATTAGATATTGAGTTCCACAAAGGGCTCAATGTCTTTTTAGGCGAAAACGCCCAAGGAAAAACCAATATTCTAGAATCTATCTATGTTTTAGCCTTAACACGAAGTCATCGAACACGGACAGATAAGGACCTACTACAGTTTCAAGAAAAGGAATTATCTATTTCTGGTTTACTCCATCGCACAAGCGGTAAAGTTCCCCTTGACATTCACTTGACAGACAAGGGGCGAGTGACCAAGGTCAACCATCTCAAACAAGCCAAGCTTTCCAACTATATCGGCCACATGAATGTTGTTCTCTTCGCCCCTGAAGATTTACAGCTGATAAAAGGTGCGCCTGCTTTGAGAAGAAAGTTCATCGATGTCGAGCTAGGGCAAATCAAACCACTCTATCTCTCTGACCTATCGAATTATAACCACGTTTTAAAACAAAGAAATACTTACCTCAAATCTACAGATAAGATTGATGAGAACTTCCTATCCGTGTTAGATCAGCAACTTGCTGAATATGGTAGTCGTGTTATCCAACATCGTATTGACTTTCTAAAGAAATTAGAGGAATTTGGAAATAGAAAAGTTCAAGAAATATCTGGCAATCGGGAAGAATTGACAATCGAATACAAAACCTCAATCGAATTGACAGATGATGTCAATTTAATTGACAAATTCTTGACAGAATTGGAAAGGTGTCGCAAACGTGATTTATTTAAGAAAAATACAGGAGTTGGACCACATCGAGATGATGTAGCTTTCTTTATAAATGGAATGAATGCCCATTATGGTAGCCAAGGTCAGCACCGCAGTCTCGTTCTGTCACTCAAACTGGCTGAAATTGAGCTGATGAAGGAGGTCACACGAGAATACCCAATTCTACTCTTAGATGATGTTATGAGTGAGCTGGATAATAATCGTCAAATCAAACTACTAGAAACTATTACAGATACGATTCAAACATTTATTACAACGACATCTTTAGACCATTTACATAAGCTACCTGATAATTTAAAAATCTTCCATATTGAGTCTGGTAAGGTTACTGAGTCAGAATAA
- a CDS encoding IS4 family transposase → MLDQIKAHLLDSINDIVSSANQFVLHPEKDFSRQSQLTMKTMIQAILTMGGNTLSKELLDLHLPVTQSAFVQRRYQIKHQAFKTLFRDITSKIPISDNLPILAVDGSDVILPRNRFDKTTSFQTGPHHTPYNLIHINALYNLEQEIYHDLRIQDNREVDERAAFIDMMKNSSFKQALVIMDRGYESYNVMAHCQERNWSYIIRIRDGNHSMKSGFNLPDTPCFDEKFDLNICRKQTNEMKQQYQNFPNHYRCLPNHTSFDFLPSSSRKSDPVQFYELHFRMVRLEIKPGFFETLVTNTDYSPEKLKDLYAYRWGIETSFRDLKYSIGLTHFHAKKKEGILQEIYARFINFNVCKWLTSHVAIKTSKLKQTYKICFSDAVYACRKFLREELTSFQLETYIAKHLSIIRPNRTFQRKIKSKAPVSFTYRVT, encoded by the coding sequence ATGCTAGATCAGATTAAAGCTCATTTACTTGATAGTATTAACGACATCGTTTCTAGTGCCAATCAGTTTGTGCTTCATCCTGAAAAAGATTTTAGTCGGCAAAGTCAGCTAACTATGAAAACCATGATTCAAGCCATACTGACCATGGGAGGCAATACCTTATCTAAAGAGTTACTTGACTTACATTTACCAGTTACCCAATCTGCCTTTGTTCAACGACGGTATCAGATTAAACACCAAGCTTTTAAAACACTTTTTAGGGATATTACTTCTAAAATTCCAATCTCTGATAATCTCCCTATCCTGGCTGTTGATGGCAGTGATGTGATTCTACCAAGAAATCGTTTTGATAAAACGACCTCTTTTCAAACTGGACCACATCACACTCCTTACAATCTTATTCATATCAATGCTCTCTACAATCTTGAACAAGAGATATATCATGATTTACGGATCCAAGATAATCGAGAGGTTGATGAACGTGCAGCTTTTATTGACATGATGAAGAACTCTTCTTTCAAACAAGCTCTGGTAATAATGGATAGGGGGTATGAATCCTACAATGTCATGGCTCACTGCCAAGAAAGAAATTGGTCCTATATTATTCGTATTCGTGACGGGAATCATTCTATGAAATCAGGATTTAACCTCCCTGACACCCCTTGTTTTGATGAAAAATTTGACCTAAACATCTGTCGGAAACAGACCAATGAGATGAAGCAACAGTATCAAAATTTTCCTAATCACTATCGCTGTTTACCTAATCACACATCCTTTGACTTTCTACCAAGCTCTAGCCGAAAAAGCGACCCAGTTCAGTTTTACGAACTTCATTTTCGAATGGTGCGTCTCGAAATCAAGCCAGGTTTCTTTGAAACTTTGGTGACAAACACCGATTATTCTCCAGAAAAATTAAAAGATCTCTATGCCTACAGATGGGGCATAGAGACTAGTTTTCGTGACCTAAAATATAGTATCGGTCTAACTCATTTTCATGCAAAAAAGAAGGAAGGGATTCTCCAAGAAATCTACGCTCGCTTTATCAATTTTAATGTTTGTAAATGGCTAACCTCACACGTTGCTATTAAAACATCAAAGTTAAAACAGACTTATAAAATTTGTTTTTCAGACGCTGTTTATGCCTGTCGAAAATTTCTTAGAGAAGAACTTACTTCCTTCCAATTGGAAACCTACATTGCCAAACATTTATCCATCATCCGACCCAATCGAACGTTCCAAAGAAAGATAAAAAGCAAGGCACCTGTAAGCTTCACTTATAGAGTAACATAA
- the guaB gene encoding IMP dehydrogenase — translation MSNWDTKFLKKGFTFDDVLLIPAESHVLPHDIDLKTQLAPNLTLNLPIISAAMDTVTDSKMAIAMARAGGLGVIHKNMSIAEQADEVRKVKRSENGVIIDPFFLTPEHTIAEAEKLMATYRISGVPIVETLENRKLVGIITNRDMRFISDYSQPISTNMTSDELVTAPVGTDLATAEAILHKHRIEKLPLVDENGRLSGLITIKDIEKVIEFPNAAKDEFGRLLVAGAVGVTSDTFERAEALFEAGADAIVIDTAHGHSAGVLRKIKEIREHFPTRTLIAGNIATAEGARALYEAGVDVVKVGIGPGSICTTRVIAGVGVPQVTAIYDAVGVAREYGKTIIADGGIKYSGDIVKALAAGGHAVMLGSMFAGTDEAPGETEIFQGRKFKTYRGMGSIAAMKQGSKDRYFQASVNEANKLVPEGIEGRVAYKGSVADMIFQMVGGLRSGMGYVGAGNLTELHENAQFIEMSGAGLKESHPHDVQITNEAPNYSVQ, via the coding sequence ATGTCAAACTGGGACACTAAATTTTTGAAAAAAGGCTTTACTTTCGACGATGTATTACTTATTCCGGCTGAAAGTCATGTATTACCACATGATATTGATTTAAAAACACAATTAGCACCAAATTTGACCCTTAATCTTCCGATTATTTCTGCTGCCATGGATACAGTAACGGATAGCAAAATGGCCATTGCTATGGCGCGTGCAGGTGGTTTGGGCGTCATCCATAAGAACATGTCTATCGCGGAGCAGGCTGATGAGGTGCGTAAGGTAAAACGTTCTGAAAATGGTGTCATTATTGATCCATTCTTCTTAACACCAGAGCACACCATTGCTGAAGCTGAGAAATTGATGGCTACTTATCGTATTTCCGGTGTGCCAATCGTTGAAACATTGGAAAATCGTAAGTTGGTCGGCATTATTACCAACCGTGATATGCGTTTCATTTCTGACTATTCACAGCCAATTTCGACCAACATGACAAGCGATGAATTGGTGACAGCGCCAGTTGGAACAGATCTTGCGACTGCGGAGGCTATTCTTCACAAGCATCGTATTGAAAAATTGCCATTGGTTGATGAAAATGGTCGTTTGTCAGGCTTGATTACCATCAAAGATATTGAGAAAGTGATTGAGTTCCCAAATGCTGCGAAGGATGAATTTGGTCGTCTCTTGGTTGCGGGTGCTGTTGGTGTTACATCTGATACTTTTGAACGTGCAGAAGCCCTTTTTGAAGCGGGTGCAGACGCGATTGTCATCGATACAGCTCACGGTCACTCAGCAGGCGTTCTTCGCAAGATTAAAGAAATTCGTGAACACTTCCCAACTCGTACCTTGATTGCAGGTAATATTGCCACAGCTGAAGGAGCTCGTGCTCTTTATGAAGCTGGTGTTGATGTTGTGAAGGTCGGTATTGGACCAGGTTCAATCTGTACAACACGTGTCATCGCAGGTGTCGGTGTACCACAAGTGACAGCTATCTATGATGCCGTTGGTGTTGCGCGTGAATATGGTAAAACGATTATCGCTGATGGTGGTATCAAGTATTCAGGTGACATTGTCAAGGCTCTTGCAGCTGGTGGTCATGCCGTTATGCTTGGTTCTATGTTTGCAGGAACTGATGAGGCACCAGGTGAGACAGAAATCTTCCAAGGTCGTAAGTTCAAGACCTATCGCGGTATGGGCTCTATCGCTGCCATGAAACAAGGTTCAAAAGACCGTTACTTCCAAGCATCTGTCAATGAAGCTAACAAGTTGGTTCCAGAAGGAATTGAAGGTCGTGTAGCCTATAAAGGTTCAGTTGCAGATATGATTTTCCAAATGGTTGGTGGACTTCGCTCAGGTATGGGCTATGTAGGTGCTGGTAACTTGACTGAATTGCATGAAAATGCTCAATTCATCGAAATGTCAGGTGCTGGTTTGAAAGAAAGCCATCCACACGATGTTCAAATCACAAACGAAGCTCCAAACTATTCAGTTCAGTAA
- the trpS gene encoding tryptophan--tRNA ligase encodes MSKPIILTGDRPTGKLHIGHYVGSLKNRVLLQDAGQHELFVFLADQQALTDHAKEPQKIVESVGNVALDYLAAGLDPAKTTIFIQSQIPELAELTMYYMNLVSVARLERNPTVKTEIAQKGFGEGIPTGFLVYPVSQAADITAFKANFVPVGNDQKPMIEQTREIVRSFNHAYQTDILVEPEGIYPENEAAGRLPGLDGNAKMSKSLGNGIYLADDMDTLKKKVMSMYTDPNHIRVEDPGKIEGNMVFHYLDVFGREEDKAEIEAMKEHYQRGGLGDVKTKRYLLDILERELGPIRERRLEFAQDMGQVYAMLEAGSQKARQVAATTLDQVKSAMGINYFK; translated from the coding sequence ATGAGTAAACCGATTATCCTAACAGGAGACCGTCCAACAGGCAAATTACATATTGGACATTATGTTGGTTCGTTGAAAAACCGTGTTTTATTACAGGATGCAGGTCAACATGAACTTTTTGTCTTTTTAGCAGACCAACAAGCGTTGACAGATCATGCAAAGGAACCGCAAAAGATTGTTGAATCCGTTGGAAACGTAGCACTAGATTATCTAGCGGCTGGACTTGATCCAGCTAAGACAACGATTTTCATCCAGAGTCAAATTCCTGAATTGGCAGAGTTGACCATGTACTACATGAACTTGGTATCGGTGGCTCGTTTGGAACGCAATCCGACTGTAAAAACCGAGATTGCTCAGAAGGGATTTGGCGAAGGAATTCCAACTGGTTTCTTGGTCTATCCTGTGTCACAAGCGGCGGATATTACAGCCTTCAAGGCAAACTTTGTTCCAGTAGGAAATGACCAGAAACCGATGATTGAACAGACTCGTGAAATCGTTCGTAGCTTTAACCATGCTTACCAGACTGATATTTTGGTAGAGCCGGAGGGCATTTATCCTGAAAATGAAGCAGCTGGTCGCCTACCAGGTCTAGACGGCAACGCTAAAATGTCCAAGTCCCTTGGAAATGGTATTTATCTGGCAGATGACATGGATACGCTCAAGAAGAAAGTCATGTCCATGTACACTGATCCCAACCACATCCGTGTTGAAGACCCAGGTAAGATTGAAGGAAACATGGTTTTCCACTATCTTGACGTCTTTGGGCGCGAAGAAGATAAGGCTGAGATTGAGGCTATGAAGGAGCACTATCAACGTGGTGGTTTGGGCGATGTGAAGACCAAACGTTATTTGCTGGACATTTTAGAGAGAGAATTAGGACCAATCCGTGAACGCCGTCTGGAGTTTGCACAGGATATGGGACAGGTCTATGCAATGTTGGAAGCAGGTAGCCAAAAAGCTCGCCAAGTTGCTGCGACAACTCTTGACCAAGTGAAATCTGCTATGGGAATTAACTATTTTAAATAA
- a CDS encoding YitT family protein produces MKERIKDFISVTLGSIVMAIGFNSFFLENSIVSGGVGGLAIALNALLGWSPSDFVLYCNIPLLIICWFFLGKSVFIKTVYGAIIYPLCIKLTAVLPNLTDNPLLAAIFGGIILGFGLGLVFLGNSSTGGTGILIQFIHKYTPLSLGLTMAIIDGIIVGLGFVAFDTDTVMYSIIALMTITYIVNRMMSGTQSSRNVMIISQKSEEIKDYITKVADRGVTELPIIGGFTGVDKRMLMTTISIPEMQKLETAVLEIDETAFIVVMPASQVRGRGFSLQKDHKHYDEDILIPM; encoded by the coding sequence ATGAAAGAACGTATAAAGGACTTTATCTCTGTCACACTCGGATCAATTGTCATGGCCATTGGATTTAACAGTTTTTTTCTAGAGAATAGTATCGTATCTGGTGGTGTCGGAGGTTTAGCAATCGCACTCAATGCTCTTCTGGGGTGGAGTCCGTCTGATTTTGTCCTCTACTGTAACATCCCTTTATTAATCATCTGTTGGTTTTTCTTAGGAAAATCTGTATTTATCAAAACTGTCTATGGTGCTATCATTTATCCTCTTTGCATCAAGTTGACAGCAGTTTTACCCAACTTGACAGATAATCCTTTACTTGCTGCTATTTTTGGGGGGATTATCCTTGGTTTTGGGCTTGGACTTGTCTTCCTTGGAAATTCTTCTACTGGTGGTACAGGTATCCTTATTCAATTTATTCACAAGTACACCCCTTTATCATTAGGTCTGACAATGGCTATTATTGATGGTATTATCGTTGGTCTTGGATTTGTTGCCTTCGATACTGATACTGTTATGTACTCGATTATTGCCCTAATGACCATTACTTATATTGTCAACCGCATGATGTCTGGTACCCAATCTTCTCGAAATGTCATGATCATTTCTCAAAAATCAGAAGAAATTAAAGACTATATTACTAAAGTTGCTGATCGCGGTGTAACAGAACTTCCAATTATCGGTGGCTTCACAGGGGTTGACAAGCGCATGTTGATGACTACCATCTCTATTCCAGAAATGCAGAAACTGGAGACAGCGGTATTAGAAATTGATGAAACTGCCTTTATAGTTGTTATGCCTGCGAGTCAGGTGCGTGGACGTGGCTTCAGTCTTCAAAAAGACCATAAACATTATGATGAAGATATTTTGATTCCAATGTAA
- a CDS encoding ABC-F family ATP-binding cassette domain-containing protein → MLTVSDVSLRFSDRKLFDDVNIKFTAGNTYGLIGANGAGKSTFLKILAGDIEPSTGHISLGPDERLSVLRQNHFDYEDERVIDVVIMGNEQLYSIMKEKDAIYMKEDFSDEDGVRAAELEGEFAELGGWEAESEASQLLQNLNISEDLHYQNMSELTNGEKVKVLLAKALFGKPDVLLLDEPTNGLDIQSINWLEDFLIDFENTVIVVSHDRHFLNKVCTHMADLDFGKIKIFVGNYDFWKQSSELAAKLQADRNAKAEEKIKELQEFVARFSANASKSKQATSRKKMLDKIELEEIIPSSRKYPFINFKSEREIGNDLLTVENLKVVIDGETILDNISFILRPGDKTALIGQNDIQTTALIRALMGDIEYEGTVKWGVTTSQSYLPKDTTRDFDTNESILDWLRQFASKEEDDNTFLRGFLGRMLFSGDEVNKPVNVLSGGEKVRVMLSKLMLLKSNVLVLDDPTNHLDLESISSLNDGLKAFKESIIFASHDHEFIQTLANHIIVISKNGVIDRIDETYDEFLENAEVQAKVQELWKA, encoded by the coding sequence ATGCTTACAGTATCAGACGTGTCGCTTCGCTTTAGCGACCGTAAATTATTTGACGATGTCAATATCAAATTTACAGCAGGAAATACCTACGGTTTGATTGGTGCAAACGGGGCCGGTAAATCTACATTTTTGAAAATTCTTGCTGGTGACATCGAGCCATCAACAGGTCATATTTCACTTGGACCAGACGAACGCCTTTCTGTGTTACGTCAGAACCATTTCGACTATGAAGATGAGCGCGTGATTGACGTTGTTATCATGGGGAATGAACAACTTTACAGCATCATGAAAGAAAAAGATGCTATTTACATGAAAGAAGATTTTTCTGATGAAGATGGTGTTCGTGCTGCTGAATTAGAAGGTGAGTTTGCTGAACTTGGTGGCTGGGAAGCTGAAAGTGAAGCGTCACAATTGCTCCAAAACCTCAATATCTCAGAAGACCTGCACTACCAAAACATGAGCGAATTGACCAACGGTGAGAAGGTTAAGGTCCTCTTGGCTAAGGCCCTCTTTGGTAAGCCTGATGTTCTTCTTTTGGACGAGCCAACCAACGGTCTGGACATCCAATCTATCAACTGGCTCGAAGATTTCTTGATTGATTTCGAAAATACGGTTATCGTCGTGTCCCACGACCGCCACTTCTTGAACAAGGTATGTACCCACATGGCCGACCTTGACTTCGGTAAAATCAAGATTTTCGTTGGTAACTATGACTTCTGGAAACAATCCAGTGAACTAGCAGCTAAACTACAAGCTGACCGTAATGCCAAAGCAGAAGAAAAAATCAAGGAATTACAAGAATTCGTTGCCCGTTTCTCTGCTAATGCTTCTAAGTCTAAGCAAGCTACTTCACGTAAGAAAATGTTGGACAAAATCGAGTTGGAGGAAATTATTCCTTCTAGCCGTAAGTACCCATTTATCAATTTCAAATCAGAACGTGAAATCGGTAATGACCTCCTAACAGTTGAAAACTTAAAAGTTGTCATCGATGGTGAAACGATTCTTGACAATATCAGCTTTATCCTGCGTCCAGGTGACAAGACTGCTCTTATTGGTCAAAACGACATCCAAACAACTGCTCTCATTCGTGCTCTTATGGGCGATATTGAATATGAAGGTACTGTCAAGTGGGGTGTCACTACTAGTCAATCCTACTTACCAAAAGACACTACTCGTGATTTTGATACAAACGAATCTATCCTTGATTGGCTCCGTCAATTTGCCAGCAAGGAAGAAGATGACAATACCTTCTTGCGCGGTTTCTTGGGACGTATGCTCTTCTCGGGTGATGAGGTTAACAAGCCTGTAAACGTCTTGTCAGGGGGCGAAAAAGTGCGCGTGATGTTGTCAAAACTCATGCTCCTCAAGTCAAATGTCTTGGTCTTAGATGATCCAACCAACCACTTGGACTTGGAGTCAATTTCCAGTCTGAACGATGGTCTAAAAGCCTTCAAAGAGTCCATCATCTTTGCTAGCCATGACCATGAATTTATTCAAACTTTAGCAAACCACATTATTGTTATCTCTAAAAATGGTGTGATTGACCGCATTGACGAAACCTACGATGAATTCTTGGAAAATGCTGAAGTACAAGCGAAAGTACAAGAACTTTGGAAAGCATAA